One Candidatus Poribacteria bacterium genomic window carries:
- a CDS encoding Fic family protein, which translates to MKNFIAGEYRQQREYKSFTPSFVNCSFIWESPQINLLIEHAAKLLGELNAYAELRPDVNLSIPMSIAKEATYSNQIEGTKTEFDEAILPQREISPERRDDWQEVQNYIEAVNFAITKLSELPLCIRLLKEAHKILLSGVRGQHKAPGEIRKTQNWIGGSSPSDAFFVLPSAEEVPDLLSDLEKFWHNQSLQIPELIKIAITHYQFETIHPFLDGNGRCGRLLIVLQLIDAQILSKPFLYMSTFFEKHRNSYYDSLSMVRKSNDLEQWITFFLNGIVETTQDGIKTFKGILELQREYETNILTLGSRAKNAQKLLRFMYATPIVNVRSVEKELGISFSSANRLLKSLTELGVLKETSEDSRNRLFVLEKYVNLFRS; encoded by the coding sequence ATGAAAAACTTCATAGCGGGTGAATACAGACAACAACGAGAATATAAGAGTTTTACACCTTCCTTTGTAAACTGTTCTTTTATTTGGGAAAGCCCACAGATAAATCTTCTGATTGAACATGCGGCGAAACTTCTTGGAGAACTCAACGCCTATGCTGAACTTCGTCCAGATGTTAATCTCTCCATTCCAATGAGCATCGCGAAAGAAGCAACATACTCCAACCAAATTGAAGGCACAAAAACTGAATTTGATGAAGCCATTTTACCGCAAAGAGAGATTAGTCCAGAGAGACGAGATGATTGGCAGGAAGTCCAGAATTACATTGAAGCGGTGAACTTCGCGATAACCAAACTGTCCGAACTTCCGCTTTGTATACGACTCCTAAAGGAGGCACACAAGATATTGCTCTCTGGTGTTCGAGGACAACACAAAGCCCCTGGAGAAATTCGCAAAACTCAGAATTGGATCGGCGGTTCATCGCCTTCTGATGCATTTTTTGTGCTGCCATCAGCGGAGGAGGTTCCGGATCTTTTAAGCGACTTGGAAAAATTTTGGCACAACCAATCACTACAGATTCCAGAACTGATTAAAATTGCGATTACACACTACCAGTTTGAAACCATCCATCCTTTTCTGGACGGCAATGGAAGGTGCGGAAGACTATTAATCGTTTTGCAACTCATCGACGCGCAGATACTGAGCAAACCTTTCCTTTACATGTCCACGTTTTTTGAGAAGCACAGGAACTCATACTATGATTCGCTTTCTATGGTCCGCAAATCAAATGATTTAGAGCAGTGGATTACATTTTTTTTAAACGGAATCGTTGAAACCACCCAAGATGGGATTAAGACATTCAAAGGGATTCTCGAACTTCAGCGAGAATATGAGACCAACATATTAACTCTCGGCTCTCGAGCGAAAAACGCGCAAAAACTGTTGCGTTTTATGTACGCTACGCCGATTGTTAATGTAAGATCAGTTGAAAAAGAACTCGGCATAAGTTTTTCAAGCGCGAATCGTCTGCTAAAATCATTGACAGAACTTGGTGTACTGAAGGAAACTTCAGAGGACTCTCGTAACCGCCTCTTTGTATTGGAAAAATATGTGAATCTCTTTAGAAGTTAG